The genomic region CCCATGAGCTTCTCGGGGTTTGTCTGGAAGTATTTCCTGAAATCCTCCGTGAGTGATGCCAGGTCGATAGCTTCACCCGTATCAGACATCATCTTCCTGGGCTTACTGTAGTGAACCCTGTCAAGGGGTCCGGGAGGGTAGCCTTTGCTATCATCTAGCAGATAATCCACCGTTACGCCAAAGGCCCTCGATATTTTTATAGCCGATTCGCCCTTTGGTTTCCTGTTCAATTTCTCGTATGCCTGATAAGTGGAGATGGGTATTTCGGACTGTCGTGCCGTCTCAGACCTGTTCCAACCCTTCTCCGCTCTGAGATGTCTCAGTTTTTCTGTTATCGTTATCGCCATAGCTCAATAAACTCCTATCATCTAAGGTGCTTCACTCTTTGATGCGCCAGTGGCTGGCCCCTATAAATATTATTTAGCTTTTTGCTACTTTCTTCAAACTTAATTTAATTATTGTATTATCCTGCATCATAAGTTCAACGAAAATCACGTTTTACTGAAAATATTCTTTAAGTAAACACTGACTTTTTTGGTGATATTTGCACACACGACAGCCCGCTTGCCAGCTTAGTGTAAAAAATATATGTATGTGTATTGCGGTGGGGTGGGGAATTCTGCCAGCTTTTACGAAGTCTCCCTCATTTTTTCAAGTATTCTCTCAGGTACTTACCGGTGTAGGAATCCCTCATCCGGGCAATCTTTTCCGGCGTGCCTGTACCAACTATGTGGCCTCCTTTCTCTCCACCTTCAGGGCCAAGGTCTATGATGTGATCGGCACACTTAACGATATCGAGATTGTGCTCTATAACGATTACCGAATGGCCCTCACAAATCAGCCTCTGAAAGCAGTCAAGCAACTTCCTTATATCGTCAAAGTGCAGGCCGGTAGTAGGCTCATCAAAGAGAAAGAGTACGTCCTCCCGGCCTCTTTGTGCCAGGAAGCTGGCCAGTTTCAGCCTCTGTGCCTCTCCCCCCGAAAGAGTAGTTGCGGGCTGGCCGAGGTGAAGGTACCCCAGTCCAGTGTCCTCCA from Candidatus Bathyanammoxibius amoris harbors:
- a CDS encoding helix-turn-helix domain-containing protein, coding for MAITITEKLRHLRAEKGWNRSETARQSEIPISTYQAYEKLNRKPKGESAIKISRAFGVTVDYLLDDSKGYPPGPLDRVHYSKPRKMMSDTGEAIDLASLTEDFRKYFQTNPEKLMGFTQKDVDELSSIRGYGGSPVDPEYWVNRHIEENDAVEKCKRILIGPNRPLLLSLLDSIDKGQ